In one window of Opitutus sp. GAS368 DNA:
- a CDS encoding sulfatase-like hydrolase/transferase, with protein MSRPNILWIVTTQWRAMATGYAGDANARTPWLDGLASEAVNFTQAVTPHPLGPQARAALLTGKLCPENGVNDYWDALPVYKGEPGKARASSSNAPTGRTIAHALKDRGYATAWFGKWHLGERDRTAPFVGEANAKQFVPPERRGGFELWEGFESGFLLNDPWLHGTRLPQPKRFKGYQSDVLVQRAAEWLKTPHSQPVFCVVSLEAPHPPYHAAAPHVTEMKPTELKLRANVPAGGPVEEKARDELAGYYAHIEATDRATGKLMTEVDLAETIVVFTSVHGDMHGSHGLFRKAWPYEESIRVPLLVRWPGGKVTSGKGQVTRKGPSNDPVSLVDLPHMAVAWAEGREWHNKRDSALISMPTATEIAQQCPVAWRGFRSAKHKLVLKADGTPWLYFDLEKDPMEMKNLAGDPARAGEIQGLIGLM; from the coding sequence ATGTCGCGGCCCAACATACTCTGGATTGTCACTACGCAATGGCGGGCCATGGCGACGGGGTATGCGGGGGACGCGAACGCGCGGACGCCGTGGCTGGACGGGCTGGCGAGCGAGGCGGTCAACTTCACGCAGGCCGTCACGCCGCATCCTCTCGGACCGCAGGCGCGGGCGGCGTTGCTGACGGGGAAGCTGTGTCCGGAGAATGGGGTGAACGATTATTGGGATGCGCTGCCCGTGTATAAAGGCGAGCCGGGCAAGGCACGGGCGTCGTCAAGCAACGCCCCTACAGGTCGGACTATTGCGCATGCGCTGAAGGACCGGGGCTATGCGACGGCGTGGTTTGGCAAATGGCATCTCGGGGAACGCGATCGCACGGCGCCGTTTGTCGGCGAGGCGAACGCGAAGCAGTTCGTGCCGCCGGAGCGGCGCGGGGGTTTCGAGCTGTGGGAAGGATTCGAAAGCGGGTTTCTGCTCAACGATCCGTGGCTGCACGGGACAAGGTTGCCTCAGCCGAAGCGATTCAAAGGTTATCAGAGCGACGTGTTGGTGCAGCGGGCGGCGGAGTGGCTGAAGACACCGCACTCACAGCCGGTGTTCTGCGTGGTGAGCTTGGAGGCGCCGCATCCGCCGTATCATGCGGCCGCGCCTCATGTGACGGAGATGAAACCGACGGAGTTGAAGCTGCGGGCCAATGTGCCGGCGGGCGGCCCGGTGGAGGAAAAGGCGCGGGATGAACTGGCGGGATACTACGCCCACATCGAGGCGACGGACCGCGCCACCGGGAAGCTGATGACCGAGGTGGACCTGGCGGAGACGATCGTCGTGTTCACGTCGGTGCACGGGGACATGCATGGGAGCCACGGTTTATTTCGCAAAGCGTGGCCTTACGAAGAGAGCATACGGGTTCCGTTGCTGGTGCGGTGGCCCGGTGGGAAAGTGACAAGTGGCAAGGGGCAGGTGACAAGAAAAGGACCGAGCAACGATCCGGTAAGCCTGGTGGACCTGCCGCACATGGCGGTGGCTTGGGCGGAGGGGCGGGAGTGGCACAACAAGCGGGACAGCGCGCTCATCTCGATGCCGACGGCGACGGAGATCGCCCAGCAGTGTCCGGTGGCGTGGCGCGGTTTCCGTTCGGCGAAGCACAAGCTGGTGCTCAAGGCGGACGGGACGCCGTGGTTGTATTTCGACTTGGAGAAGGACCCGATGGAAATGAAAAACCTCGCGGGGGATCCGGCGAGGGCGGGAGAGATTCAGGGACTGATTGGATTAATGTAA
- a CDS encoding type II toxin-antitoxin system HicB family antitoxin: protein MRTLTAVIYPAPRSKWLVAYNPETGTTTQGRTHQEALRNLKEATELYLSEFPEKAKSAGRAVMTTFEVAAHA from the coding sequence ATGCGCACCTTGACTGCAGTCATTTATCCGGCGCCCCGCTCCAAGTGGCTGGTGGCCTACAATCCGGAGACCGGGACGACCACCCAGGGTCGCACCCATCAGGAAGCGTTGCGCAATCTCAAGGAAGCCACCGAGCTATACCTGTCCGAATTTCCCGAGAAAGCGAAGTCCGCCGGGCGGGCCGTGATGACCACCTTCGAGGTCGCCGCTCATGCCTAA
- a CDS encoding type II toxin-antitoxin system HicA family toxin encodes MPNLPGVSGRKAVKALEKLGFVFIRQKGSHAIMRRGDRGCVVPMHREINRWTLNGVLKQAGVSADEFLSALK; translated from the coding sequence ATGCCTAATTTGCCGGGAGTCTCCGGCCGTAAGGCCGTCAAGGCACTGGAAAAATTGGGCTTTGTTTTCATCCGCCAGAAAGGCAGCCATGCCATCATGCGTCGCGGCGACCGCGGCTGCGTGGTGCCGATGCATCGGGAGATCAACCGTTGGACTCTCAACGGCGTGCTCAAACAAGCTGGTGTGTCCGCCGATGAGTTTCTGAGCGCTTTAAAATAG
- a CDS encoding asparaginase domain-containing protein, producing the protein MRIRVIATGGTIDKVYFDAASAYEVGEPQVGPVFRESNVTFDFVVESVLQKDSLAMTDDDRALIRTRVEASPENLILITHGTDTMTATAAKLEGLKDKVIVFTGSMQPARFRNSDAVFNLGCAVGALQSLSPGIYIAMNGVVAPAHTVKKNRAQSRFEPKA; encoded by the coding sequence ATGCGCATCCGTGTCATCGCCACCGGCGGCACCATCGACAAGGTCTACTTCGACGCCGCCAGCGCCTACGAGGTCGGCGAGCCCCAGGTCGGGCCCGTCTTTCGCGAATCCAACGTCACCTTTGACTTCGTCGTCGAGTCCGTCCTCCAGAAGGACAGCCTCGCCATGACCGACGATGACCGCGCCCTCATCCGCACCCGCGTCGAGGCCTCGCCCGAGAATCTCATCCTGATTACCCACGGCACCGACACCATGACGGCCACGGCCGCCAAGCTCGAGGGCCTGAAGGACAAGGTCATCGTCTTCACCGGTTCGATGCAGCCCGCCCGTTTCCGCAACAGCGACGCCGTCTTCAACCTCGGCTGCGCTGTCGGCGCCCTCCAATCGCTGTCACCCGGCATCTACATCGCGATGAACGGCGTGGTCGCGCCCGCCCACACGGTGAAAAAGAACCGCGCCCAAAGCCGCTTCGAGCCGAAGGCGTGA
- a CDS encoding DUF1080 domain-containing protein, whose protein sequence is MKKLPLVLALLSVRLLAAEELPPPELTEYYTPVPPVVTAPAVGVPSDAIVLFNGTSLDAWEPARTNGHPWKIEDGAMVVVPTPAPGEPCDQRTKRSFGDIQLHLEFRTPAKVEGTGQGRGNSGVFFMGLYELQILDSWENPTYVNGQAASIYKQHPPLVNASRPPGTWQTYDVVFIAPRFAADDTLVSPARMTVFHNDVLVQHDAILTGPTEYRGQPKYKAHAARLPLQLQDHHNPTAFRNIWVREISLPEVK, encoded by the coding sequence ATGAAAAAACTACCCCTCGTGCTCGCCCTGCTGTCCGTCCGCCTCCTCGCCGCCGAGGAACTGCCCCCGCCGGAACTGACCGAATACTACACGCCCGTGCCGCCGGTTGTCACCGCCCCCGCCGTCGGCGTGCCGTCCGACGCCATCGTGCTGTTCAACGGCACCAGCCTCGATGCCTGGGAGCCGGCGCGCACCAACGGCCATCCCTGGAAGATCGAGGACGGCGCCATGGTCGTCGTCCCCACCCCCGCGCCGGGCGAGCCCTGCGACCAGCGGACGAAGCGGTCCTTCGGTGACATCCAGCTGCACCTGGAATTTCGCACCCCGGCCAAGGTCGAGGGCACCGGCCAGGGCCGCGGCAACAGCGGCGTGTTCTTCATGGGGCTATACGAACTCCAGATCCTCGATTCATGGGAGAACCCGACCTACGTCAACGGCCAGGCCGCCTCGATCTACAAGCAGCACCCGCCGCTGGTGAACGCCAGCCGTCCGCCCGGCACGTGGCAGACCTACGACGTGGTGTTCATCGCCCCGCGCTTCGCCGCCGACGACACCCTCGTCAGCCCGGCGCGCATGACCGTCTTCCACAACGACGTGCTCGTGCAGCACGACGCCATCCTGACCGGCCCGACCGAGTATCGTGGCCAGCCGAAATACAAGGCCCACGCCGCCCGGCTGCCGCTCCAGCTGCAGGACCACCATAATCCCACGGCCTTCCGCAACATCTGGGTGCGGGAAATCAGCCTGCCGGAGGTAAAATAA
- a CDS encoding sodium:calcium symporter, with translation MSALAGGVLPQLLDSLALSDPWTYLAVFLGVSLLMLWRLEAMLDQGLEGTALGTLLTPYCTGLGNLIFVGIMIARKGAPGEVLTNCLVNNVTNLTLVLGVPALCWGLAVLPAKARAAGTKGKKPARSAKTAKGGGLEGQLNRLSLLLTLTAVLFFTGTTWALGRDGTLDRTDGLVLIGLFLFWQCFQVFDVMKHNLRQKVSFGWRFYVDAVVVLACAYLMYETLDWLVTWLSAQKEGFVSAANLGWLTGWLMVLPNAVLALYWGWKRRADIVYTSQVGDGHICIPLCLGLFAVVRPLPTAGFTTTTLAILAGSAVLHGVMLLTSGGLPRWAGGVLVAAYGWFVYAGLLA, from the coding sequence GTGTCCGCCCTTGCTGGCGGCGTGCTTCCCCAACTGCTCGACTCGCTCGCGCTGTCCGACCCGTGGACCTACCTCGCGGTGTTCCTCGGCGTGTCGCTGCTCATGCTGTGGCGGCTGGAGGCGATGCTTGACCAAGGGCTGGAAGGCACGGCCCTGGGCACGCTGCTGACGCCTTACTGCACCGGCCTCGGCAACCTCATCTTTGTCGGCATCATGATCGCGCGGAAGGGCGCGCCCGGCGAGGTGCTGACCAACTGCCTGGTCAACAACGTCACCAACCTCACGCTGGTGCTCGGCGTGCCGGCGCTGTGCTGGGGTCTGGCCGTGCTGCCGGCAAAGGCCAGGGCGGCCGGCACGAAGGGGAAAAAACCGGCCCGGTCCGCGAAAACGGCGAAGGGTGGCGGACTGGAGGGCCAGCTCAACCGCCTGTCGCTCCTGCTTACGCTCACCGCCGTGCTGTTCTTCACCGGCACCACCTGGGCGCTCGGTCGCGACGGGACCCTGGACCGCACCGACGGCCTGGTGCTCATCGGGCTGTTCCTCTTCTGGCAGTGCTTTCAGGTGTTTGACGTCATGAAGCACAACCTGCGGCAGAAGGTTTCCTTCGGTTGGAGGTTTTATGTCGATGCCGTGGTGGTGCTCGCCTGCGCCTACCTCATGTATGAGACCCTCGACTGGCTCGTGACCTGGCTGTCGGCGCAGAAGGAGGGGTTTGTCAGCGCCGCCAATCTCGGCTGGCTGACCGGCTGGCTGATGGTGCTGCCCAACGCCGTGCTGGCCCTCTACTGGGGCTGGAAGCGCCGGGCGGACATCGTCTACACCTCGCAAGTGGGCGACGGGCACATCTGCATTCCGCTTTGCCTCGGGCTGTTTGCCGTGGTGCGGCCGCTGCCGACGGCAGGATTCACGACGACCACGCTGGCGATCCTGGCCGGCTCCGCGGTGCTGCACGGGGTGATGCTGCTCACCAGCGGGGGCCTGCCGCGCTGGGCGGGCGGGGTGTTGGTCGCCGCCTACGGCTGGTTTGTCTACGCGGGGTTGCTGGCCTGA